The following DNA comes from Cervus elaphus chromosome 8, mCerEla1.1, whole genome shotgun sequence.
agcgactttcacttcactttcagttttactTATAATAGCCAAATATTCACCAATGGgagatctgaaaaataaatattttcagcttccctggtggctcagtggtaaagaacccacctgccaacgcaggagacgcgaGACTCctcttcaatccctgggtcgggaagttcccctggagaaggaaatggtaacccacctcagtattcttgcctgggaaatcacaacaaacagcaatgaaaaaggaagtgaaagtcgctcagtggtgtctgactatttgcaaccttatggactatagggtccatggaattctccaggccagaatactggagtgggtagcctttcccttctccaggggattttcccaacccagggatcgaacccaggtctcccacattgcaggtggattcttcaccagctgagccataagggaagcccaaaaatactggagtgggtagcctatcccttctccaggggatcttcccaattgaaccggggtctcctgcattgcaggtggattctttactgactgagctatcagggaagcccaatgaaaaaGAATCAGCTCTCATTGTACACAATAACATAGGTGAACTTCATGGATACAATATTgagggaaagaagccagatgTCAGAGTACATACTCTTGgttacatttatatgaaatttaaaaataggcaatgggacttccctggtggttctgtggcaaagactccatgctccctaTGCAGGCAGccagggttcagttcctgatcagggaagtagatcctAGATGACATAATTAAGAGTTtgtatgctgcaatgaagatcgaagatcctgagtgctgcaccACAGCCAgacagaagaataaataaataaacaaaagattttttaaaaataggcaaaattgtTCTATCATGGTAGAAAGAGGAGGGATATTGCCAGGAGGAGCAAGAGAGAAGCTTCTAGGATGCTGAAAATGTTTTCTAAGTTTGATCTAAGAGATAGTTACATGGgtatgttcattttaaaatttaaggagATACACATTTAAGATTTGTGCAATGTATTGTATCTATGTTATACCTCATTAATTCCTTTAAATATGGATAATTAAAATTACTTTGGGcacccctggtagtccagtgtttaagaaccGACCTTCCGGTTCAGTCGGATCCCGGCAGCAGCTGCAGCGGCTCTTGTCTCGTAGGCTCTCCTCGCTATCGCCTTTTCGCTTCCGGAAACATGGCCTCCGGTGTGGCTGTCTCTGATGGGGTCATCAAAGTGTTCAACGACATGAAAGTGCGTAAGTCATCGACACCAGAGGAAGTGAAGAAGCGCAAGAAGGCGGTGCTCTTCTGCCTGAGTGAGGACAAGAAGAACatcatcctggaggagggcaaggagaTCCTGGTGGGTGACGTGGGCCAGACGGTAGACGACCCTTATGCCACCTTTGTCAAGATGCTGCCAGACAAGGACTGCCGCTACGCCCTCTATGACGCAACCTACGAGACCAAGGAGAGCAAGAAGGAGGACCTGGTGTTCATCTTCTGGGCCCCTGAGTGTGCACCCCTTAAGAGCAAAATGATCTATGCCAGCTCCAAGGATGCCATCAAGAAGAAGCTGACGGGGATCAAGCATGAATTACAAGCAAACTGCTACGAAGAGGTCAAGGACCGCTGCACCCTTGCAGAGAAGCTGGGGGGCAGCGCCGTCATCTCCCTGGAGGGCAAGCCTTTGTgagccccctccagccccctgccTGGAGCATCTGGCAGCCCCAGACCTGCCCACGGGGGTTGCAGGCTGCCCCCTTCCTGCCAGACCGGAGGGGCTGGGGGGATCCCAGCAGGGGGAGGGCAGTCCCTTCACCCCAGTTGCCAAacagccccccccaccccctggaccttcctcctccctccacccctgacGGTTCTGGCCTTCCCAAACCGCTTTTGATCTTGATTCCTCTTGGGTTGAAACAGACcaagttcccccccccccccccccgccgaaCCCCTGTTTGGGGGGGggcctgtattttttttaacgACACCCCAGTCCCCCACCTGTTCCTCCCCTTTCCCATGCTGCCAACTTCTAACCGCAATAGTGACTCTGTGCTTGTCTGTTTAGTTCTGTGTATAAAT
Coding sequences within:
- the LOC122698468 gene encoding cofilin-1, with translation MASGVAVSDGVIKVFNDMKVRKSSTPEEVKKRKKAVLFCLSEDKKNIILEEGKEILVGDVGQTVDDPYATFVKMLPDKDCRYALYDATYETKESKKEDLVFIFWAPECAPLKSKMIYASSKDAIKKKLTGIKHELQANCYEEVKDRCTLAEKLGGSAVISLEGKPL